One genomic segment of Brassica napus cultivar Da-Ae chromosome A3, Da-Ae, whole genome shotgun sequence includes these proteins:
- the LOC106438968 gene encoding protein EMBRYO SAC DEVELOPMENT ARREST 30-like isoform X1, translated as MMVFRSRIKWIALLVLILSVGSLVVHLSITKSSGVQLASYARDSLWQDFDSLLGAKDFRNKHLWRPVKALETLQPYANPRTSYPAPSSKNNGFIYAKIFGGFDKIRSSICDLVTISRLLNATLIIPELQESLRSKGISNKFKSFSYLYDEEQFISFLKNDVIIAKALPESLKAARKRNEFPLFKPKNSASPNYYLEDVLPKLKKANVIGLIIYDGGCLQSNLPASMLELQRLRCRVAFHALQLRSEIQVLGKKMVDRLRKSGQPFLAYHPGLVRDKLAYHGCAELFQDLHSELIQYRRAQMIKQKFISEELIVDSRVRRDKGLCPLMPEEVGILLKALGYSQKAIIYLAGSEMFGGQRVLIPLRAMFPNLVDRTSLCSTEELSELVGPETPLPENMYEMPPRKSDKQLQEEWNKAGTRPRPLPPPPDRPIYQHEKEGWYGWLTENDTEPTPSPMDLRNLAHRLLWDALDFVVSVEADVFFPGFNNDGSGLPDFSSLVMGQRLYERPSSRTYRLDRKVIQEFFNITREDMYHPNRNWTVHVRKHLNSSLGESGLIRQSTLSKPRLFLSHPLPECSCRTSPLEDSRQIRSDDGRFLYGGEDECPKWIKSAGVEKSKTDDSDQPDYEHDLLTEQSETEEEFAKSKVASAFDQDEEWDPND; from the exons ATGATGGTGTTCAGATCGAGGATAAAATGGATAGCGCTCTTGGTGCTCATATTATCAGTGGGATCTCTCGTTGTTCATCTCTCGATTACAAAGTCTTCAGGTGTACAGTTGGCTTCTTATGCTAGAGATTCCCTCTGGcaagattttgattctttgTTAGGTGCAAAG GATTTTAGAAATAAGCATTTATGGAGGCCTGTCAAAGCACTAGAGACCTTGCAGCCTTATGCCAATCCAAGAACTAGTTATCCTG CTCCCAGTTCAAAAAACAATGGCTTCATTTATGCAAAGATATTTGGTGGATTTGACAAGATCAGATCTTCT ATATGTGATCTTGTCACCATATCCAGGCTTCTAAATGCTACTCTTATCATTCCAGAGCTTCAAGAGAGTCTTCGCTCCAAAGGCATCAG CAACAAGTTCAAGAGTTTCTCCTATCTTTATGATGAGGAGCAGTTTATATCCTTTCTTAAAAATGATGTTATCATTGCGAAGGCCCTCCCTGAGAGCTTGAAAGCCGCAAGAAAAAGGAACGAGTTTCCTCTTTTTAAGCCCAAAAACTCTGCATCGCCAAATTATTACCTCGAGGATGTATTGCCAAAGTTAAAGAAAGCTAATGTTATTGGATTGATCATCTACGACGGGGGATGCTTGCAG TCAAATTTGCCTGCTTCAATGCTTGAACTTCAAAGACTAAGGTGTAGAGTTGCCTTCCATGCCCTCCAGCTTCGTTCAGAAATCCAGGTGCTTGGCAAGAAGATGGTTGACAG GTTACGTAAATCAGGTCAACCCTTCCTAGCTTATCATCCTGGCTTAGTGAGGGATAAACTGGCATATCATGGCTGTGCTGAGCTTTTCCAG GATCTTCACAGTGAACTCATTCAGTATCGGCGGGCTCAGATGATTAAGCAGAAGTTTATTTCAGAAGAACTTATTGTAGACTCGCGTGTGCGCAGGGACAAAGGCTTATGTCCTCTCATGCCAGAAGAG GTTGGAATCCTTCTGAAAGCACTGGGATACTCTCAGAAAGCCATTATATACTTAGCTGGTTCTGAAATGTTTGGGGGCCAACGTGTTTTGATCCCTCTGCGAGCCATGTTCCCTAATTTAGTGGACCGAACTTCTTTATGCAGCACGGAGGAATTATCAGAATTGGTTGGTCCTGAGACACCTCTTCCAGAAAACATGTATGAAATGCCTCCTCGGAAAAGCGATAAGCAGCTCCAAGAAGAGTGGAACAAGGCAGGTACTCGGCCTAGACCTCTCCCTCCTCCTCCAGACAGACCTATCTACCAGCACGAAAAAGAAGGGTGGTATGGTTGGCTTACAGAGAATGATACAGAACCAACCCCTTCACCCATGGATCTTAGGAATCTAGCACACAGGTTACTGTGGGACGCACTTGACTTTGTTGTGTCTGTCGAAGCTGATGTCTTTTTCCCTGGTTTCAACAACGATGGTAGTGGGTTGCCTGATTTTTCAAGTTTGGTAATGGGCCAGAGGCTCTATGAAAGACCATCGTCACGAACATATAGACTAGACAG GAAAGTTATTCAAGAATTTTTCAACATTACACGTGAGGACATGTACCATCCCAACCGGAACTGGACAGTTCATGTGAGAAAACATCTTAACTCAAGTTTGGGTGAGAGTGGGCTTATAAGGCAGTCTACGCTGTCGAAACCCCGGTTGTTTCTTTCGCATCCACTTCCTGAATGCTCATGCAGAACATCACCCCTCGAGGATTCTAGACAAATACGAAGTGATGATGGTAGATTTCTCTATGGAGGTGAAGATGAATGCCCTAAATGGATAAAATCAGCTGGGGTGGAAAAGAGTAAAACTGATGATAGTGATCAGCCTGATTATGAACATGACCTTCTCACTGAACAGTCAGAAACTGAAGAAGAGTTTGCAA
- the LOC106438968 gene encoding protein EMBRYO SAC DEVELOPMENT ARREST 30-like isoform X2 yields MPIQELVILLPVQKTMASFMQRYLVDLTRSDLLLLNATLIIPELQESLRSKGISNKFKSFSYLYDEEQFISFLKNDVIIAKALPESLKAARKRNEFPLFKPKNSASPNYYLEDVLPKLKKANVIGLIIYDGGCLQSNLPASMLELQRLRCRVAFHALQLRSEIQVLGKKMVDRLRKSGQPFLAYHPGLVRDKLAYHGCAELFQDLHSELIQYRRAQMIKQKFISEELIVDSRVRRDKGLCPLMPEEVGILLKALGYSQKAIIYLAGSEMFGGQRVLIPLRAMFPNLVDRTSLCSTEELSELVGPETPLPENMYEMPPRKSDKQLQEEWNKAGTRPRPLPPPPDRPIYQHEKEGWYGWLTENDTEPTPSPMDLRNLAHRLLWDALDFVVSVEADVFFPGFNNDGSGLPDFSSLVMGQRLYERPSSRTYRLDRKVIQEFFNITREDMYHPNRNWTVHVRKHLNSSLGESGLIRQSTLSKPRLFLSHPLPECSCRTSPLEDSRQIRSDDGRFLYGGEDECPKWIKSAGVEKSKTDDSDQPDYEHDLLTEQSETEEEFAKSKVASAFDQDEEWDPND; encoded by the exons ATGCCAATCCAAGAACTAGTTATCCTG CTCCCAGTTCAAAAAACAATGGCTTCATTTATGCAAAGATATTTGGTGGATTTGACAAGATCAGATCTTCT GCTTCTAAATGCTACTCTTATCATTCCAGAGCTTCAAGAGAGTCTTCGCTCCAAAGGCATCAG CAACAAGTTCAAGAGTTTCTCCTATCTTTATGATGAGGAGCAGTTTATATCCTTTCTTAAAAATGATGTTATCATTGCGAAGGCCCTCCCTGAGAGCTTGAAAGCCGCAAGAAAAAGGAACGAGTTTCCTCTTTTTAAGCCCAAAAACTCTGCATCGCCAAATTATTACCTCGAGGATGTATTGCCAAAGTTAAAGAAAGCTAATGTTATTGGATTGATCATCTACGACGGGGGATGCTTGCAG TCAAATTTGCCTGCTTCAATGCTTGAACTTCAAAGACTAAGGTGTAGAGTTGCCTTCCATGCCCTCCAGCTTCGTTCAGAAATCCAGGTGCTTGGCAAGAAGATGGTTGACAG GTTACGTAAATCAGGTCAACCCTTCCTAGCTTATCATCCTGGCTTAGTGAGGGATAAACTGGCATATCATGGCTGTGCTGAGCTTTTCCAG GATCTTCACAGTGAACTCATTCAGTATCGGCGGGCTCAGATGATTAAGCAGAAGTTTATTTCAGAAGAACTTATTGTAGACTCGCGTGTGCGCAGGGACAAAGGCTTATGTCCTCTCATGCCAGAAGAG GTTGGAATCCTTCTGAAAGCACTGGGATACTCTCAGAAAGCCATTATATACTTAGCTGGTTCTGAAATGTTTGGGGGCCAACGTGTTTTGATCCCTCTGCGAGCCATGTTCCCTAATTTAGTGGACCGAACTTCTTTATGCAGCACGGAGGAATTATCAGAATTGGTTGGTCCTGAGACACCTCTTCCAGAAAACATGTATGAAATGCCTCCTCGGAAAAGCGATAAGCAGCTCCAAGAAGAGTGGAACAAGGCAGGTACTCGGCCTAGACCTCTCCCTCCTCCTCCAGACAGACCTATCTACCAGCACGAAAAAGAAGGGTGGTATGGTTGGCTTACAGAGAATGATACAGAACCAACCCCTTCACCCATGGATCTTAGGAATCTAGCACACAGGTTACTGTGGGACGCACTTGACTTTGTTGTGTCTGTCGAAGCTGATGTCTTTTTCCCTGGTTTCAACAACGATGGTAGTGGGTTGCCTGATTTTTCAAGTTTGGTAATGGGCCAGAGGCTCTATGAAAGACCATCGTCACGAACATATAGACTAGACAG GAAAGTTATTCAAGAATTTTTCAACATTACACGTGAGGACATGTACCATCCCAACCGGAACTGGACAGTTCATGTGAGAAAACATCTTAACTCAAGTTTGGGTGAGAGTGGGCTTATAAGGCAGTCTACGCTGTCGAAACCCCGGTTGTTTCTTTCGCATCCACTTCCTGAATGCTCATGCAGAACATCACCCCTCGAGGATTCTAGACAAATACGAAGTGATGATGGTAGATTTCTCTATGGAGGTGAAGATGAATGCCCTAAATGGATAAAATCAGCTGGGGTGGAAAAGAGTAAAACTGATGATAGTGATCAGCCTGATTATGAACATGACCTTCTCACTGAACAGTCAGAAACTGAAGAAGAGTTTGCAA
- the LOC111214624 gene encoding uncharacterized protein LOC111214624 — MEKLSVKFGFIALLAVACVMMSTMTVQNVEASRLLPEEAPVVHYEASTQVVKPQDFHCREGCRVSCIPIQLVIRCVCLC; from the exons ATGGAGAAGCTATCAGTGAAGTTTGGTTTCATTGCTCTTTTAGCTGTTGCATGCG TGATGATGAGTACTATGACAGTTCAAAATGTTGAGGCAAGTCGTTTGTTACCTGAGGAAGCTCCGGTGGTGCATTATGAAGCTTCGACGCAGGTTGTGAAGCCACAAGACTTTCACTGCAGGGAAGGGTGTCGTGTGAGCTGCATTCCCATTCAACTAGTTATTCGCTGTGTTTGTTTATGCTGA
- the LOC106356585 gene encoding uncharacterized protein At1g43920, Chloroplastic-like has product MGEIINPVRDSSSILFDLVLKNLDSHLSFFEYRMMSSGCEDSSVNTMGIRGIPEQCGCGRRTGIYTSKTKVNPGRTFFRCPTFQNDHLYKWLDEAVYEEVQDALPKIECFASDVMKLKMEIESMKTVEEELKEDVRKASNELKKLNVIMKVGFSVVCLGGVICLVRLCLPKNSC; this is encoded by the exons ATGGGCGAAATCATAAATCCAGTTCGCGATTCAAGCTCGATTCTCTTCGATCTCGTCCTTAAGAATCTCGATTCTCATCTCTCCTTCTTCGAGTATCGCATGATGAGTTCGGGTTGTGAGGATTCGTCTGTGAATACGATGGGAATTCGTGGTATCCCGGAGCAATGCGGCTGTGGTCGAAGAACTGGGATATACACATCAAAAACGAAGGTCAATCCAGGAAGAACTTTCTTTAGATGCCCAacgtttcaaaat GATCACTTGTATAAATGGCTAGATGAAGCTGTCTACGAAGAGGTTCAAGATGCATTGCCAAAAATTGAGTGCTTTGCATCAGATGTTATGAAACTTAAAATGGAGATCGAAAGCATGAAAACCGTGGAGGAAGAGTTGAAAGAAGATGTCAGGAAGGCGAGCAATGAACTTAAGAAGCTGAATGTGATCATGAAAGTGGGTTTTTCGGTGGTTTGTTTAGGCGGTGTGATATGTCTTGTAAGGCTATGTTTACCTAAGAACTCATGTTGA